The DNA window TGGAATATCCTTACTCCGATAAATGGCTTTTCCTTGCTTGAAACCTTAATCTCTCCCCTATATTCAATCTTTGCATCTGCCAGATATGTTGAGAGAATAACATTGTCTGGATTTATATCCTCTGGCCTAACAATGCCAGAAACATAAATAACCTGCTCTTCATTATCTATCTTTACCCTCTTTTCTCCCTCTACTAATAAATTCCCATTTGGCATAACCTTTAAAACAGATGCAGAAACCTTTGCGCTAACACCCCCTGTCCTTGATGTTGCCCCATCCTTTTTATACTTGCTCTCTCCCTTTGCCCCAAGCTTTGGAATAATATCAAGGGGTCCTTCTCCCTTTGGAAGACCAAGCTCAAAGCTCTTGCCTCTCTTGTTTGATGAGCTATCTTGTGCCTTTGCAGATTCCATAATAACAACGGTAACAACATCACCTATCCTTGATGCCTTTCTATCTGCA is part of the bacterium genome and encodes:
- a CDS encoding flagellar basal body L-ring protein FlgH, translated to MQNAKCKMQNCGKNLKKSLPCLLSTVYCLLIAFPIFSESLWLESQEKSMFADRKASRIGDVVTVVIMESAKAQDSSSNKRGKSFELGLPKGEGPLDIIPKLGAKGESKYKKDGATSRTGGVSAKVSASVLKVMPNGNLLVEGEKRVKIDNEEQVIYVSGIVRPEDINPDNVILSTYLADAKIEYRGEIKVSSKEKPFIGVRIFQKLFGWIF